From the genome of Papaver somniferum cultivar HN1 chromosome 2, ASM357369v1, whole genome shotgun sequence, one region includes:
- the LOC113348101 gene encoding leucine-rich repeat receptor-like protein kinase TDR, translated as MSIFFLTPLLMIILITVSSFASEEEDALLGLKSGIVDRSNSLRDWTKVNQTDNGSSSICIWSGITCLTDTHNNSVVIGLDLSQRNLSGSISGKYINILSNLVLLNLSHNSFTGELPAEIFTTLANLTVLDISRNSFDGHFPTVPSNAQKKNQLSILDAFSNSFSGPLPDQQLSKLEFLKVLNLAGSYFEGPIPASYGSFKNLEFLHLAGNLLDGEIPPELGSLKTLTHIEIGYNSYMQGSIPPEFGSMTQLQYLDIAGANISGSIPSTFCNLRHLESLFLFRNHLTGSIPSCFGNISSLKNLDLSDNSITGPIPDTFAKLINLRLLSLMYNQMNSSIPRGIENLPNLEALLIWNNLFTGSLPLNLGMNSKLKWVDVSNNNLHGNIPAGICYNRALSRLILFSNSFTGELSTLTNCSSLVRLRIENNSFSGDIFALKLSLRYGATYVDLSQNNFTGGIPENLMAEAPKIEYFNVSYNPGLGGIIPSHIWSLPSLANFSASFCNISGDLPQPTPNFQCSSSISTVELSGNKLSGDLPESIASCEALNILDLSHNKLSGSIPDQFGSSSSLALLNISFNQLSGSVPRSNNFIFTDASAFIGNPDLCGAPLKPCNGALAALSLSARRKSVKRRISLICFGVVLLVAASICLLLYLVWHQKVLWKMISFTGLPEFTAKDILRSINSTYVNVNDFSTATVEPPLLSSSSLNICKVVLPTGITVSVKKIGWESRRRRVISEFINLLGNVRHKNLVRLLGFCSNKSCGYLLFDYYLPSENLSANIVRLSKARDTATTTSTTNSRWAVKYKIIMGIARGLCYLHNDCHPPIPHGDLKATNILFDEGNMEEPHLADFGVKAILRMLNNGTTNSVSSTVDDLIESASIKEEMYRDICSFGEIILEILRNGKPINAGGSITPSNPTAGESFLREVLDENDEVKVGTSEESEIKLVLEVALLCTSSKPSNRPTMDEALKLLLSGV; from the exons ATGTCTATCTTCTTCTTAACTCCACTGTTAATGATTATTCTCATTACTGTTTCCAGTTTCGCTTCCGAAGAAGAAGATGCACTATTGGGTTTGAAATCTGGAATAGTTGACAGATCAAATAGTTTGCGGGATTGGACCAAAGTTAATCAGACTGACAATGGTTCTTCTTCAATTTGCATTTGGTCAGGTATCACTTGCCTTACTGATACTCACAATAATTCTGTTGTTATCGGTTTAGACCTGTCGCAGAGAAACCTGTCCGGTTCGATATCGGGAAAATACATAAATATCTTGAGTAATCTTGTTCTCCTCAATCTCAGCCACAATTCTTTTACTGGTGAGCTTCCAGCTGAAATATTCACTACTCTAGCCAATCTTACAGTCTTGGATATCAGTAGAAACAGCTTCGATGGCCATTTTCCCACGGTGCCGTCAAATGCACAGAAGAAGAACCAGCTGAGTATACTTGATGCATTTAGCAACAGTTTCTCAGGTCCACTGCCTGATCAACAACTGAGCAAGCTTGAATTCTTAAAAGTGTTGAATTTAGCTGGAAGTTATTTCGAAGGTCCGATTCCTGCTTCCTATGGGTCATTCAAGAACCTGGAGTTTCTTCATCTCGCCGGAAATTTACTTGACGGTGAAATACCACCAGAGTTGGGGAGTCTGAAAACTCTAACCCATATTGAGATTGGTTATAATTCTTATATGCAAGGAAGTATACCACCGGAATTCGGAAGTATGACTCAACTTCAGTATCTTGATATTGCTGGTGCAAATATCTCTGGTTCAATTCCAAGCACATTCTGCAATCTCAGGCATCTTGAGTCTTTATTCCTGTTCAGGAACCATCTGACTGGTTCAATTCCATCTTGTTTCGGAAATATCAGCTCTTTGAAAAACTTAGATCTTTCTGACAATTCAATTACAGGTCCTATACCAGATACTTTTGCCAAGTTGATTAATCTTCGGTTACTTAGTCTTATGTATAACCAAATGAACAGTTCAATTCCTCGCGGTATTGAAAATCTTCCTAACCTTGAAGCTCTTCTGATATGGAACAATCTCTTCACTGGGTCACTGCCACTCAATCTGGGTATGAATTCTAAGCTGAAATGGGTTGACGTTTCGAATAACAATCTCCATGGAAATATTCCAGCTGGTATCTGTTATAATCGTGCATTATCGAGGCTGATCCTGTTTTCGAATAGTTTTACGGGCGAGTTATCCACTCTGACAAACTGTTCTTCTCTAGTTCGTCTTAGGATTGAAAACAATTCATTCTCTGGTGATATCTTCGCGTTGAAACTCAGCTTGCGCTACGGTGCTACTTATGTTGATCTATCTCAAAACAATTTTACAGGAGGCATTCCTGAAAATTTGATGGCCGAAGCTCCGAAGATTGAATACTTTAATGTCTCTTACAATCCTGGTCTAGGAGGAATTATCCCAAGTCACATATGGTCTCTACCTTCGCTTGCGAATTTCTCAGCATCCTTTTGTAATATCTCTGGAGATCTGCCGCAACCTACACCAAATTTTCAATGCAGTTCATCAATTTCTACGGTGGAATTGAGCGGGAACAAATTGTCAGGTGACCTGCCAGAGAGTATTGCCAGTTGTGAAGCTCTTAATATACTGGACTTATCGCATAACAAACTTAGCGGATCTATACCTGATCAGTTTGGAAGTTCCTCAAGCTTGGCTCTTCTAAACATATCTTTCAATCAACTATCTGGATCCGTTCCTCGCTCGAATAATTTTATATTTACGGATGCAAGTGCTTTTATAGGAAATCCAGATTTATGTGGAGCTCCTTTGAAGCCTTGCAATGGAGCTTTAGCTGCATTGAGCTtatcagcaagaagaaagtcagTGAAGCGAAGGATTTCGCTTATATGTTTCGGTGTGGTTTTGCTCGTTGCCGCGTCAATCTGTTTGTTGCTTTATCTTGTTTGGCATCAAAAAGTTCTGTGGAAAATGATTTCATTTACTGGACTTCCTGAATTTACAGCCAAAGATATTCTGAGGAGCATCAATAGTACTTATGTAAATGTAAATGATTTTTCAACCGCGACAGTTGAACCGCCATTACTATCATCATCGAGTTTAAATATCTGCAAGGTAGTTCTTCCAACTGGAATTACAGTTTCAGTAAAAAAGATCGGATGGGAATCGAGAAGAAGACGAGTCATCTCGGAATTTATAAACTTGTTGGGGAATGTCAGGCATAAGAACTTGGTTAGATTGTTAGGATTTTGCTCTAACAAGAGTTGTGGCTATCTTCTGTTCGATTATTACTTACCTAGCGAGAATCTATCCGCCAACATTGTCAGATTGTCGAAAGCAAGAGACACAGCAACCACAACAAGCACTACTAACAGTAGATGGGCGGTGAAGTATAAGATTATAATGGGAATAGCAAGGGGACTATGCTATCTTCACAATGACTGCCATCCACCAATTCCACACGGAGATCTGAAAGCAACCAACATATTGTTCGACGAGGGGAATATGGAGGAGCCTCATTTAGCTGATTTCGGGGTGAAAGCGATTTTAAGGATGTTGAACAATGGGACGACTAACTCCGTATCAAGCACAG TTGATGATTTAATCGAGAGCGCTTCAATTAAAGAAGAAATGTACAGAGACATATGCAGCTTTGGAGAAATAATTCTGGAGATTTTACGAAATGGAAAGCCTATAAATGCAGGAGGAAGCATTACGCCGAGCAATCCAACTGCTGGAGAGAGCTTTTTAAGAGAAGTTCTGGATGAAAATGATGAGGTAAAGGTAGGTACAAGTGAAGAGAGTGAGATCAAACTAGTTCTTGAAGTCGCTTTGCTCTGCACAAGTAGTAAACCTTCAAATAGGCCAACTATGGATGAAGCGTTAAAACTTCTTCTGTCAGGAGTTTAA